The Candidatus Binatia bacterium DNA segment GTGAGAGACGCCAGGAGCTCCCGTTGCCGCCAGAGTTCCCCGAGGGGTTGAGTCGTCATCCGGATCTTCCCCTTTGGCCCAGGTGATCTCGTTGCCGCTCGCGCTCGCGAAGCTGCCTCAAGCCACGCCAGGCGTCAGCGTTCCCGCGATCTTCGCGGGTGACACGCCGGAAGGTCCGACGCGCATTCGATTCCTCACCGACCGAGAGCTGCACCCACCCGAGAAAGAGCAGACGTTCCGGACTCGGGTCGATCCGCACAGCGCGCTTGGCCAAAGCCAGCGCGGCGTGATCGTTGCCCATTCGCCCCTCGATCGTAGCCAGGGACTCGAGCACTTCGACATCGCGAGGCCCTTGCCTACGAGCTTCGCGGAGAAGTTCCCGCGCCGGCCTCAGCCGTCCGCGACGTGCCAAGGCGGAGGCGAGATTGTGCTTTGCCCGAATCGAGGCCGGGAGTTGCTCGAGTGTCACCGTCCACAAAGTCTCATCATCACGCCAGTCCGCGGTGCGCGCGTGTGCCCTCACGCCGAGAAGAGCGAGCAACAACACCGCGACGAGCGCTACGTTTCGCGGCCACCGGCGGGCGAGCACCGCGGCCCCGTCGCCCGCCGCGAGGGCGAGACCGGCGAGCGGCAGGTACGCGTTGTGTTCCGCCACGACCTCTCGATAAGGCACGATCTGGAGGACGGGCAGCAGAGCCACCGGAAACCACAGGAGACCGGCACCTGCGATCCGACCCCGCCAGGCGAGCCAGGCGCCCAGCGCAACGGTAACGGCGAGAAGGAGAAGCGTCGCGACGGACGCACTGTCGAACCCGGAAACCGGCAGCGGCCAACCCGGCGGCCGATAGTCCGCGTACAGATGAACGGGCCACACCGAGAGAAGTCCGTAGCGACCGAGAACGTTGAGACTCAGGGCGGGCTGCGGCCCGAGCGGGTCCCCCTGTAGACGCGCGAGGGCCTCGTAGACACGCTCGAGATAGAATCGGTCGACGACTACGTACAGAGCGATCGCCGCGAGTGCGAGTCCGGCCCACGTCCCGACGGCCACGCCGCCCGCCTCCGGGTGCCGCCGCGACTGCACGACAAACAACAGCAACGCGAGCGCCGGAAAGACGGCCGCATTCTCCTTCGCCCCGAGAGCGAGTCCGGCGGCAACGATGGTGACCAGCAAGGCACCCGCCCGGCGGAGGGCGAGACCGCGGCCCTGCGTGACGAAGCCCGCCTCACAGAAGCTCCACCACGAAAGGAGCCCGAGAAGCGCGAACATCCCGGAGAGAAGGTCACGTCGCCCCGAAACATAAACCACCGCCTCGGACCCGAGCGGATGAATCGCGAACAGCGCCGCCGCAAACAGCGCTGGTCCGACCTTGCCGATCGTGCGAACGGCGAGCGCGTAAAGCAGAAGCGTCGCGATTGCGTGATACGCGAGGTTGCTCGCGTGGAAGACCCGAGCGTTCACTCCGTCCCCGAGCCAGTGATCGACCATGTACGAGATCATACGCACCGGTCGGTAAGAGACGCCGCCGGGCCGGTGTTCGAACACATCCATCGCTCGCGACAGCGGCCAGGTCACCACCCCGTTGCCGACGACGAGCTCCCAGTCGTCGAAGACGAACTCGTGGCTCACGGATCCGCCGTAGACCACCACCACGAGCGCCACCAGGCCGAGGCCGGCGACGGCGTGGCGACCGAAGAGGCTCAGTCCTCCCAAGCCCGGTTCGGGAGCAGACCGCGCGGCTTCTCCGCGGTGGTCGTGCGGCTGCGCAGACGCTCCACCGCCCCAAGCTGCTGCTTCGTCGGCAGCTGGAGGCCCTTGGTTCGCTCGATCTCGTCCACCACGTCCCACAGGCGATCCTTGTAGCCCTGCGTGACCTCGAGCGCTTCGGCCCGGTTCCGCACGACCTGCGGGGTGAGGAGGATGATGAGCTCGACGCGCTCGACGTCATCCTGGTCGAACCGGAAGAGTCGGCCGAGGACGGGAATGTCCATGAGGTACGGGATACCATTACGGACTCGGCGGGTGTTCTCCTGGATGATGCCGCCGATGAGGAGAGAATCCCCATCCTGCACGACGGCAGTCGTCTCCGCTTCCCGCGTGATGAACGACGGCGAGCCACTCGAACCGAAGGACTCCGTGCCGACTTGGCTGACTTCCTGGCGGATCTGAAGGTTCACGAGGCCGTCTGCGTTGACCTGCGGCAGGATGTTCAGGATGACGCCGGTGTCACGATACTGAACCGAGTTCAGGACGTTGGCCGTCGCGAGGGTCGATTGCTGTGTCGACGTGATGATCGGAATCGACTGGCCGATGTTGATGGAGGCTTCGCGGTTGTCCGCCGTGAGGATGTGCGGGCTCGCGAGCACTTTCAGCCGCCCCGCCGTGGCGAGCGCGGTCAGGGTAAACCGGAACGACGACTGATCGGTGATGATCGCGGTGAGCGCCCCGTTGTCGGCAACGTTCCACAACCGCTTCAGCATGTCGTCGTTGACCCCGGCCGCCTGCGACACCGCGCCGAGCATCCCGGCCACACCATCGGCCGATTCGGTCGGTGCGGGCGGGGACGGAACGGAACCGATGGCGCCGGAGTTCGCGATTACCGACTGCAGGCCCATGTCCATGGTCTTGTTCAGGCTGATCTCGGCAATGAGCACTTCGATCACGACCTGGCGCGGCACGACGTCGAGGTCGCGAAGCACCTTTCGAATCTCTTCGTAGTCCTGCTTGGTCGCGAGAATCACGAGTGAGTTCGAGACCTCGTCGGCCACGATGCGCACTTCTTCTTTGAAGAACGCGAGAGGGCCGGTGCCGCCGGCGAGAATGACACTTCCCGGACCGCCGCCACCAAGACCGCGCCCCGGCTGGCCGCCGAGAACTCCGGCCGGTCGCGCACCGCCGCGGCCGCCGCCGAAGCCGCCGCCACCACCGGAATTGCGTCCGCCTCGTCCGCCGCCGCCCTGGTTCGCCTGAGAGGCGCCGCCGAGTCGGCCGGCCGCAGCCGCGGCTCGCCCGCCACCTCCACGGCCCCCGCTCGCAAGGCGCCCGCCGCTGGCGCGGCCGAAGAGCCCACCAAAGCCGGCCTGCCCCGCCTGGCCCCGGCCCCCACCGGCGGCACCCTCGCCACCGCCGTAGAGCTCGTTCAGGACGGTCGCGAGGTCCGCGGACTTCGCGTTCTGGACGTTGTAGACGCGCACCGCGCGAGCCGAGTCTTCGTCGGGCGGCACGTCGAGCAGATTCAGCCAATACGACACGGCTTCGAACGCGTTGTCGCTGAACGCAAGGACTGCAATCGAGTTCAGACGGAGGAGGGGAATCGCGTACACGCCCCTCTCGTTCGCGGCTTCGCCGGTGATACCGTACGTATCGAGGACCGCGCTCAATTCCTGACCCAGGTCTTCGATGTTGGCGTTTTCGATCTTGTAGATCTTCGCCTTGAGGTCCTTGAAGCTGTCCCGGTCGAGCAGCTGGATCATCTCGCGCAGGCGATCGACGTTCGTCGCGATGTCCGTGATGATCAAGAAGTTGGCGCGCTGATAGGGAATGACGTCGCCACCGGGAGTGATGAACGGCTGCAGGAGATTCGCCATCTCCTCCGCGGCAATGTTGCGGACCTTCACGATCTCGACGACGAAGAGGTCGTCGGCCGTCATCTGACTGAGCTGCGACCGAGAGACGATGACCCGGGTCTTCGCGTCGGCGATGGGAACGATGTTGTAGACCTCACCGACCTTCACGGCGGCGATGCCGATGCTGCGCAGAATCTGGTTGAAGATCGGAAACAACTCGCTGCGCGGGATTTTACCCGTCGTGCGGATCGTCACCTGGCCCTCGACGCGGGGGTCGATCAGGTAGTTGATCTCGAGCGCACTCGCGAGGCTATGCACGACTTCGCGGATGTCGGCCGCCTCGAAGTTGAGGACGATCGCATCTTCGGCGGGCATGTCCGCAGCCATCGCCGCAGCCGGCGCGACGGCGGGAGCGGGAGCGGGAGCGGGAGCGGGCGCGGGCGCGCCGTTGGCGCCCACGGGACCAGCAGGCTGTGCGTCGGCCGGCAGAGACACCACCGCGATGCAAAGAATGAGGAGCGCCAGCTGCGCTACGCCACGGAAACCCCACCCCGACGTGCACACCTCGGCCAGCCTCGTACCTGGACTCGTGCGACCCATGCCCCCTCCCGCAGAGCCGGTGTAACCGAGTTGACTATCCGTTGTAAAACCCACCCGTACCCTCAACGATTCTTAGCGGCCTCGGCGCGCAGCCGTTTCAGGCGCTCCCGGGCTCTTTCGGCTCGCCGACGCGCGTCCTCGCGGCGGCGTTCGGCTTCGGACTGGGCGTCCTGGTTCGGGGCGAATGATCCTGGATTCTTCTTCCCAGCGGCCTTCACCGCCCGCTGCCCGCTGGATCGCCGAGCCGCGGCTCCCCTCGGCTGCGGCGTCTGGCGCCCACCGGGACCAAAGGACGCCTTGCCCTTCTTCGCCGTGTCGATCAGGAGCGACAGGACCACCTCTTCGCCCGTTCCTGCGACCAATGCGATGGTCTCGGTCGAGATCCGGTCGACCTTGTACCCGGAGATCTCCTCACCGACGCGAAGCCGGATCTGCTTGTTGCCCTGGGCGCTATCCATCAGCACGGCCTCGGGCTCGAGCCCGATGAACAGCACACCCGCCAGCTTCAGGGTCGGCGGAGGCGGAGGCGTCGCTTCAGGCGCAGGCGTGTCCTGGTTGTCCCCCTCTTTGCGCGAAGCATCGAAGAGATCTTGTTGAGCAATTGCGTTCACAACCTGAGGAATGGGCGGCTTCCGACTGCGGGGGGGGAGCCCTTCGAGCGGGCGGGCGGCCTCTCCGCCGGCATCGACGACTGGCGCCTGGCGGCGCCACACGTCGACCGTCCGCCAACCCGCCAAAGCGACGAGGGCCAGCAGTAAGACGTTGAGGAGACGGAATCGCTTCATTGCGCATTCACCGTTTGTGCGGTGCCCAGAGGGTCCTGCGGGATCTCCTCCCGATCTGCAACCGGGACCGCCACGGGAACCGAGCGTGCCGCCGCCTTCGCCACCGGTGCAGGCGGGGCCGCCTCCCCTGCGCCCGCAGCCGTCTGAGCCGTCTGAGCCGTCTCGGGAGCACCCTCCTCCGCCAGCCCCGCGCTACCAGCCACGACCCCGGCGATCTGGAAAGTCGCCGAAACGGCCCGCGCCTGGGGGCTCTTCGTCCGCCTGCGGATCGCCGCGCCACGCCGGCTCAGTTCGAGGAAGGGAATCGTCACACGCAGATTCCCTAACTCGAGCTCGGAGAGAAGCCCGGCGAGGTCGCGGATGTCGCCTGAAGCCGTTACCCGCAACGAAACTTGTCGGAAGGGGCCAACAGCCTCGTCCTTCAAGACCTGGGTCGTCTGAATCCGGACATTGTTCTTGGCAGCGAGGTTGGAAACGCGATCCTGCAGCTCGGCCGCGGCCAGAGTCGGCGTCGCGCCGGGGACGAGCTGGGAAACTGTGCTCCGGTAGCGTTTGCGAAGCCCCTTGAGCTGCTGCTGAATTTGGGGGGCGCGCTCGAGAAGCTTCTCGGCGCCGGCGAGACGCTGCGCGGACAACTTGATGTCGGCCTTCACGCCCGCCCGGTAGTCGAAGAACCAGGTCGTTCCGTACCGCAACAGCACCACCGCCGCGAGAATGCCGACGGCCATGTACAACCGCTGCTGGCGGTTCGTCGCCTGCAGGCGAGCGAGGAGATCGGCAATGAAATCTCTCATTGCGCGATGTCCGTCGTCAGCGAGAACCGCTCTTGGTTGTTCTGGACCTTCGTTACCGGTGAGGTGAACTGGGCATTCTTGAACAGGCGCGACTTCTCGAGCAGCGGCACGAGATCGGCGGCCGACGCAGCGAAACCCTCGAGTTCGACCCGACCGTTGCGCATTCGGAAGGTGGTGAGGTACGCGTCCGCGGGAACGACCTTGGTCAGTTCCTGAAGGAACATCGAGTTCCGCAGACTTTCACCCTGCGTCAGAAGGTCGATATTCTGCCGTAGCCCCTCCGACTCGCCGACGTTCGCATGAACACGCCGGATCTGGGGCTCGAGTCGGGCGAGCTCTGCGTGCAGGTCGCCCAGGACCACATGGTCCTTCACCATCGCACTGGTCACCCAGACGAGAGTCACGACGACGAGGACGGCTGCGAGGAAGAACGTCACGACCGGCACGCCCTCCTCGACCGCGCGGCGCTCCTCGGCCGGGAGGAGGTTCAAGCTGGTCGAGCCCTCTCGAACCGCAGCGAGAGCCGCGCCGATGGCGGGGACGAGGCGGGGAGGCGCGGTGTCGAAGAAGTCGTCCGGCGCTACGAGCGCGCCTTTGGCGGTGCTCACAAGGTCGCGGCCTTTCGCCAGAATCTCCGCCGGAAGCAGGCCACCCCCCTCCCCCGGTTCGTCGTCGGTCGCGAAACCGTACACGCGAGTCTCGGTGTCCGTCCCGCCCATGGCCGCGACTTCTCTTGCGACGAGCCCCTCGACGGCCGCCTCAGAGGCGATCTCGGAGGGCTGGAGAACGTGACTGGCCGTGATCGCTCCGTTGGACATCTGGTCCAACTCGACGACTCCACCATCATCGACCAGCGTGACGACGGAATCGTCGATACCGCTCGGGCCGAAGCTCAGGAAGTCGTGTAGCGCGATCGGAGTCGAGACGAGGCTACGGACGCGGGCGCCGCCCTCTTCGAGGGCATCGAGGATTTCGGCGGCCGTCCTTCGTGGCATGCTCATCAGGAGCACTTCGATCTTGTCCCCGGCTTCGCGGACGAGATGATCGAAGTACACCTCGTCCCTCTCTAGCGGCAGCAGGCGGTCGATCTCGAACTCAATCACCTGCGCGAGATCGCCCTTTACCGCAGCCGGCAGGCTCATCCGCGAGATGATGGCCTGACTGCGCGGCACGCTCACGTAGACACGGTCGGTATCGAGCTTGGTGTCGGTAAGGAAAGAGCGAACGGCAGCGGTGAGAGCCGCGCGGCGGGCGGGGCCAT contains these protein-coding regions:
- the gspM gene encoding type II secretion system protein GspM; translation: MRDFIADLLARLQATNRQQRLYMAVGILAAVVLLRYGTTWFFDYRAGVKADIKLSAQRLAGAEKLLERAPQIQQQLKGLRKRYRSTVSQLVPGATPTLAAAELQDRVSNLAAKNNVRIQTTQVLKDEAVGPFRQVSLRVTASGDIRDLAGLLSELELGNLRVTIPFLELSRRGAAIRRRTKSPQARAVSATFQIAGVVAGSAGLAEEGAPETAQTAQTAAGAGEAAPPAPVAKAAARSVPVAVPVADREEIPQDPLGTAQTVNAQ
- a CDS encoding PilN domain-containing protein, coding for MSSPANRMLRRATRLDFLDGLGISIGLRSVAFVRLVKRLATVTLHEHRVVPLPTVEDGPARRAALTAAVRSFLTDTKLDTDRVYVSVPRSQAIISRMSLPAAVKGDLAQVIEFEIDRLLPLERDEVYFDHLVREAGDKIEVLLMSMPRRTAAEILDALEEGGARVRSLVSTPIALHDFLSFGPSGIDDSVVTLVDDGGVVELDQMSNGAITASHVLQPSEIASEAAVEGLVAREVAAMGGTDTETRVYGFATDDEPGEGGGLLPAEILAKGRDLVSTAKGALVAPDDFFDTAPPRLVPAIGAALAAVREGSTSLNLLPAEERRAVEEGVPVVTFFLAAVLVVVTLVWVTSAMVKDHVVLGDLHAELARLEPQIRRVHANVGESEGLRQNIDLLTQGESLRNSMFLQELTKVVPADAYLTTFRMRNGRVELEGFAASAADLVPLLEKSRLFKNAQFTSPVTKVQNNQERFSLTTDIAQ
- the gspD gene encoding type II secretion system secretin GspD, which produces MGRTSPGTRLAEVCTSGWGFRGVAQLALLILCIAVVSLPADAQPAGPVGANGAPAPAPAPAPAPAVAPAAAMAADMPAEDAIVLNFEAADIREVVHSLASALEINYLIDPRVEGQVTIRTTGKIPRSELFPIFNQILRSIGIAAVKVGEVYNIVPIADAKTRVIVSRSQLSQMTADDLFVVEIVKVRNIAAEEMANLLQPFITPGGDVIPYQRANFLIITDIATNVDRLREMIQLLDRDSFKDLKAKIYKIENANIEDLGQELSAVLDTYGITGEAANERGVYAIPLLRLNSIAVLAFSDNAFEAVSYWLNLLDVPPDEDSARAVRVYNVQNAKSADLATVLNELYGGGEGAAGGGRGQAGQAGFGGLFGRASGGRLASGGRGGGGRAAAAAGRLGGASQANQGGGGRGGRNSGGGGGFGGGRGGARPAGVLGGQPGRGLGGGGPGSVILAGGTGPLAFFKEEVRIVADEVSNSLVILATKQDYEEIRKVLRDLDVVPRQVVIEVLIAEISLNKTMDMGLQSVIANSGAIGSVPSPPAPTESADGVAGMLGAVSQAAGVNDDMLKRLWNVADNGALTAIITDQSSFRFTLTALATAGRLKVLASPHILTADNREASINIGQSIPIITSTQQSTLATANVLNSVQYRDTGVILNILPQVNADGLVNLQIRQEVSQVGTESFGSSGSPSFITREAETTAVVQDGDSLLIGGIIQENTRRVRNGIPYLMDIPVLGRLFRFDQDDVERVELIILLTPQVVRNRAEALEVTQGYKDRLWDVVDEIERTKGLQLPTKQQLGAVERLRSRTTTAEKPRGLLPNRAWED